From Alienimonas californiensis, a single genomic window includes:
- a CDS encoding YqgE/AlgH family protein, giving the protein MASPPSDPSEPAGSPGESDRPRPESSGRKRSKASRPSRGRSERASDRDAAQRDGRDESDDDQPVDDEAGGGSLRGRILVAGRHLRDPNFYRTLVLLVEHGEDGAFGLVVNRPTDTTVQRALSGHLEVEEGDDSVFAGGPVEPAALFVLHNSVEFAEGELPVCSGLFVGNSREAFEGLVNAVDAGDEGTRYRVFSGCSGWGPGQLEQELARADWRVVDADAVLDGPADPIFGPDPYGAWEEADRLSARPPLDGLDGGDFRMN; this is encoded by the coding sequence ATGGCCTCCCCGCCCTCCGACCCGTCGGAACCCGCCGGCTCCCCCGGGGAGTCGGATCGTCCCCGCCCCGAATCGTCGGGGCGGAAACGCTCGAAGGCCAGTCGCCCTTCCCGCGGCCGCTCCGAACGGGCCTCGGACCGGGACGCCGCTCAGCGGGACGGCCGCGACGAGTCGGACGACGACCAACCGGTCGACGACGAGGCCGGCGGCGGTTCGCTCCGCGGTCGGATCCTGGTCGCGGGGCGTCACCTGCGGGACCCGAACTTCTACCGCACGCTCGTGTTGCTGGTGGAGCACGGCGAGGACGGGGCGTTCGGGCTGGTCGTGAACCGGCCCACGGACACCACCGTGCAGCGGGCGCTCTCCGGTCACCTGGAGGTGGAGGAGGGCGATGATTCCGTGTTCGCCGGCGGGCCGGTCGAGCCGGCGGCGCTGTTCGTGCTCCACAACAGCGTGGAGTTCGCCGAGGGCGAACTGCCCGTCTGCTCCGGCCTGTTCGTCGGCAACAGCCGGGAGGCGTTCGAGGGGCTGGTGAACGCCGTGGACGCCGGCGACGAGGGCACCCGCTACCGCGTGTTCTCCGGCTGCTCCGGCTGGGGTCCGGGGCAGTTGGAACAGGAACTCGCCCGGGCCGACTGGCGAGTCGTGGACGCGGACGCGGTCTTGGACGGCCCCGCCGACCCCATCTTCGGCCCGGACCCCTACGGAGCCTGGGAAGAAGCGGACCGCCTCTCCGCCCGCCCCCCGCTGGACGGCCTCGACGGCGGCGATTTTCGAATGAACTAG
- a CDS encoding outer membrane protein assembly factor BamB family protein translates to MRVLTACLAAALAVGSPAVAADWPSFRGNPQLTGTTADTLPDAPKLLWTADAPDGVAATAAIVGDRVFTAGLSGELHCRGIKTGEPVWTYRTEEVGKFRPGFLSSPAVADGRVYLGDEDGFLHAVDAATGKKLWTFETGAEIISSPTLTTVPGTGPGESGDVPVVLFGSYDAKLYCLTAEDGKLRWELETQGRVHCTPAVAQGPEGAARTFIAGCDEHLRGAAIADGSVTLDVEIGTYLIASPAAVDGTVYFGTYAGDVLAVDASSESVPGANVPEAKAVVWRAEPDGQFEFKSSAAATADRVFVTGGNKVAKALDRKTGKTAWEFLLKAGSESSPVVTGVGTDKERIWFGGADRTLHCLNAADGTEVWSQNLRKGIVASPAVGGPEGAAVLVIGTEGPNGQWFCFGG, encoded by the coding sequence ATGCGCGTTCTGACCGCCTGCCTCGCCGCCGCCCTCGCCGTCGGTTCCCCCGCCGTCGCGGCGGACTGGCCCTCCTTCCGCGGCAATCCGCAACTGACCGGCACGACGGCAGACACGCTGCCCGACGCGCCGAAGCTGCTCTGGACGGCCGACGCTCCCGACGGCGTCGCCGCCACCGCGGCGATCGTCGGCGACCGCGTCTTCACCGCGGGCCTCTCCGGCGAGTTGCACTGCCGGGGCATTAAAACCGGCGAGCCGGTCTGGACCTACCGGACGGAGGAGGTCGGGAAGTTCCGGCCCGGGTTCCTCAGCTCCCCCGCGGTGGCGGACGGGCGGGTCTACCTGGGCGACGAGGACGGCTTCCTGCACGCCGTCGACGCCGCCACGGGCAAGAAGCTGTGGACGTTCGAAACCGGCGCCGAGATCATCAGCAGCCCGACCCTCACCACGGTTCCGGGGACCGGGCCGGGCGAGAGCGGCGACGTTCCCGTCGTGCTGTTCGGCTCCTACGACGCCAAGCTGTACTGCCTGACCGCGGAGGACGGCAAGCTGCGGTGGGAACTGGAAACGCAGGGTCGCGTGCACTGCACCCCGGCCGTGGCGCAGGGCCCGGAGGGCGCCGCCCGCACCTTCATCGCCGGCTGCGACGAGCACCTTCGCGGCGCCGCGATCGCGGACGGGTCGGTCACGTTGGACGTGGAGATCGGCACCTACCTGATCGCCTCCCCCGCGGCGGTGGACGGCACGGTTTACTTCGGCACCTACGCCGGCGACGTGTTGGCCGTGGACGCCTCCTCCGAATCGGTTCCCGGGGCGAACGTGCCGGAGGCCAAAGCGGTCGTTTGGCGGGCCGAGCCGGACGGGCAGTTTGAATTCAAATCCAGCGCCGCGGCGACGGCGGACCGGGTGTTCGTCACCGGCGGCAATAAGGTCGCCAAGGCCCTCGACCGCAAGACTGGCAAGACGGCCTGGGAGTTCCTATTGAAAGCCGGCAGCGAGAGCAGCCCCGTCGTCACCGGCGTCGGTACAGACAAGGAACGTATCTGGTTCGGCGGGGCCGACCGCACGCTGCACTGTCTGAACGCCGCGGACGGCACGGAGGTCTGGTCGCAGAACCTCCGCAAAGGCATCGTCGCCAGCCCCGCGGTCGGCGGCCCGGAGGGCGCCGCCGTGCTGGTCATCGGCACCGAAGGCCCCAACGGGCAGTGGTTCTGCTTCGGCGGGTGA
- a CDS encoding iron-containing alcohol dehydrogenase, translating to MSHAASDARFAEGPGFDWRPRTRVLFGPGTLTRLGELVVPPAAAGEAPLGTRALVVTDPGVAAAGHAAAGAEALRAVGIEAAVFEDVRANPTTADVAAAVAAARDHRADLLIGLGGGSSMDVAKGANFLLAGGGAMRDYHGVNRGRGTFLPSVGVPTTAGTGSEAQSFALIADDETHIKMACGDGRAAFRAALLDPDVIATVPAKVAAPVAIDAVSHAVETAACRVRGELSGMFARKAFSLLARSVRPYLSGAATAEDRAAMLLGSHLAGAAIELSMLGAAHALANPLTAQYGTTHGVAVGRMLPHVVRFNAADPAVRAIYEDLAAAGGLAPSAAGLAEFLDGLLPFAGVHGGLARAGASADDLPGLAELAAEQWTAGFNPRPVTVADLEGLYRCAF from the coding sequence GTGTCCCACGCCGCGTCCGACGCCCGCTTCGCCGAGGGGCCGGGGTTTGACTGGCGCCCCCGTACCCGCGTGCTGTTCGGCCCCGGCACGCTGACGCGGTTGGGCGAACTCGTCGTGCCGCCCGCCGCCGCCGGCGAGGCCCCGCTGGGCACGCGGGCGCTGGTGGTGACCGATCCCGGCGTCGCCGCCGCCGGACACGCCGCCGCGGGGGCCGAGGCCCTGCGGGCCGTCGGCATCGAGGCGGCGGTGTTCGAAGACGTCCGGGCCAATCCGACCACCGCGGACGTCGCCGCCGCGGTCGCCGCGGCCCGCGACCATCGGGCGGACCTGCTGATCGGGCTGGGCGGCGGCAGTTCGATGGACGTCGCGAAAGGGGCGAACTTCCTGCTGGCCGGCGGCGGGGCGATGCGGGACTACCACGGCGTAAACAGGGGCCGCGGCACGTTCCTGCCGAGCGTCGGCGTGCCCACCACCGCCGGCACCGGCAGCGAGGCCCAGTCCTTCGCCCTCATCGCCGACGACGAAACGCACATCAAGATGGCTTGCGGCGACGGCCGGGCGGCCTTTCGGGCGGCGCTGCTGGACCCGGACGTGATCGCCACCGTGCCCGCCAAGGTCGCCGCCCCGGTAGCGATCGACGCCGTCTCCCACGCCGTCGAAACCGCCGCCTGCCGGGTGCGGGGCGAACTGAGCGGCATGTTCGCCCGCAAAGCCTTCTCCCTGCTGGCCCGCAGCGTGCGGCCGTATCTGTCCGGGGCGGCGACGGCGGAGGACCGCGCCGCGATGCTGCTGGGCTCCCACCTGGCCGGGGCGGCGATCGAACTGAGCATGCTCGGCGCCGCCCATGCGTTGGCGAATCCGCTGACGGCCCAATACGGCACGACGCACGGCGTCGCCGTGGGGCGGATGTTGCCGCACGTCGTCCGGTTCAACGCCGCCGACCCCGCCGTGCGGGCGATCTACGAGGACCTCGCCGCCGCGGGCGGTTTGGCCCCCTCGGCGGCGGGCTTGGCGGAGTTCCTCGACGGCCTGCTGCCCTTCGCCGGCGTCCACGGCGGGCTGGCCCGGGCGGGGGCCTCCGCGGATGACCTGCCCGGGCTCGCCGAGCTGGCCGCCGAGCAGTGGACCGCCGGCTTCAACCCCCGCCCCGTCACCGTCGCCGACCTCGAAGGGCTCTACCGATGCGCGTTCTGA
- a CDS encoding sulfatase family protein has protein sequence MTSAPALPPAARRFRIGSLVALFVFGLGGPAVAAEAANGTAAAERPNILWLTSEDNSVDWIGCYGNPHADTPHIDALAAEGHRYPYCFANAPVCAPARSTWITGVNAISMGTHNMRSRYPIPHDRISYYPDLLKKAGYYVGNAKKTDYNIGGRPDDEAWDTNKADWKTLKRQQPFFMVLNTTKSHESKAFGDISQTTHSPENVRLAEYHPDVPVIRQNYAHYHDQIKKMDADIGAALKQLEQSGLAENTIVVYNSDHGGVIARSKRFLFDSGTHCPLIVRIPEKYKHLRPGEPGQPVNDIVSFVDMPKTWLSLCGAETPDYLQGKTFLGPDKEPRDYHVSFRARMDERCDNVRAIRDRKFLYIRNYMPYAPWGQRLSYLWTMKATRAWEEHHRAGKTNEITGRFFGTKPRHELYDTEADPDNVRNLAEDPQYAADVERLSAALDEWQREIFDSGLLPESEVVRLADEAGVTIYDYVRDPQRYDVRALQAASASALAATPADRAALTERLSSDDLGQRYWATVGCFRVQEQDAGAVDLEAVRALLDDESHHVRTMAAWILFRAGERDAAQACWTGLLRDDSYASLKILNVIDWIGEGFEPYAEAIAACDYSHGGYVDRMKEYAGVETSKGGSRK, from the coding sequence ATGACGTCCGCCCCCGCACTACCGCCCGCCGCCCGGAGGTTCCGCATCGGCTCCCTCGTCGCCCTGTTCGTCTTCGGACTGGGCGGCCCGGCCGTCGCCGCCGAGGCCGCGAACGGCACCGCGGCGGCCGAGCGACCGAACATTCTCTGGCTCACCAGCGAGGACAACAGCGTCGACTGGATCGGCTGCTACGGCAATCCGCACGCGGACACCCCGCATATCGACGCGCTGGCGGCGGAGGGGCATCGCTACCCCTACTGCTTCGCCAACGCCCCGGTCTGCGCCCCGGCCCGCAGCACCTGGATCACCGGGGTGAACGCGATCTCGATGGGCACGCACAACATGCGGAGCCGCTACCCGATTCCCCACGACCGCATCTCCTATTATCCCGACCTCTTAAAGAAGGCCGGGTACTACGTCGGCAACGCCAAAAAGACCGACTACAACATCGGCGGACGGCCGGACGACGAGGCGTGGGACACGAATAAAGCGGACTGGAAAACGCTCAAACGGCAGCAGCCGTTCTTCATGGTGCTGAATACCACGAAGTCGCACGAATCCAAGGCGTTCGGGGACATCAGCCAGACGACCCACAGCCCCGAGAACGTGCGGCTGGCGGAATATCACCCGGACGTCCCCGTCATCCGCCAGAACTACGCCCACTACCACGACCAGATTAAGAAGATGGACGCCGACATCGGGGCGGCGCTGAAGCAACTGGAGCAGAGCGGTTTGGCGGAGAACACGATCGTCGTTTATAACTCCGACCACGGCGGCGTGATCGCCCGCAGCAAGCGGTTCCTGTTCGACAGCGGCACGCACTGCCCGCTGATCGTCCGCATCCCGGAGAAATACAAACACCTGCGGCCGGGCGAACCGGGGCAGCCGGTGAACGACATCGTCTCCTTTGTCGATATGCCCAAGACCTGGCTGTCCCTCTGCGGGGCGGAGACGCCGGATTATCTGCAGGGCAAAACCTTCCTCGGGCCGGACAAGGAACCGCGGGACTATCACGTCAGCTTCCGGGCGCGGATGGACGAACGCTGCGACAACGTCCGCGCGATCCGGGACCGGAAGTTCCTCTATATTCGCAACTACATGCCCTACGCCCCCTGGGGCCAGCGTCTTTCTTATCTGTGGACCATGAAGGCCACCCGGGCTTGGGAGGAGCACCACCGAGCAGGCAAAACGAACGAGATCACCGGCCGCTTCTTCGGCACGAAGCCCCGGCACGAGCTGTACGACACGGAGGCCGACCCGGACAACGTGCGCAACCTTGCCGAGGATCCGCAGTACGCCGCCGATGTGGAGCGGCTGAGCGCCGCGCTCGACGAGTGGCAACGGGAGATCTTCGACTCCGGCCTGTTGCCGGAGAGTGAGGTCGTCCGCCTCGCCGACGAGGCCGGCGTCACCATTTACGACTACGTCCGCGACCCGCAACGCTACGACGTGCGGGCGCTGCAAGCCGCGTCGGCGTCCGCCCTCGCCGCCACGCCGGCGGATCGGGCGGCGCTGACGGAGCGGCTGTCGTCCGACGACCTGGGCCAGCGGTATTGGGCGACGGTGGGCTGCTTCCGGGTTCAGGAGCAGGACGCGGGGGCCGTCGACCTGGAGGCCGTGCGGGCGCTGCTGGACGACGAATCCCACCACGTTCGGACGATGGCCGCGTGGATCCTCTTCCGGGCTGGCGAACGGGACGCGGCCCAGGCCTGCTGGACCGGTCTGCTGCGGGACGACAGCTACGCCTCGCTGAAGATCCTGAACGTGATCGACTGGATCGGCGAGGGCTTCGAGCCCTACGCCGAGGCAATCGCGGCCTGTGATTACAGCCACGGCGGCTATGTGGACCGGATGAAGGAGTACGCCGGCGTCGAGACGTCGAAGGGCGGCTCACGGAAGTGA
- a CDS encoding site-specific tyrosine recombinase, producing the protein MPPRFKPKADSRFAAAQPAPGLAAHAAGFHSYLKAECGMAANSVAAYSRDLRRFLDWVARQPSRNVGPNAVTLEFLLEYQADLSDAGLAPSSVGRHLVSLKQFFRYLVLEEAATENPAELLDSPKLWDRLPAVLSPQKVEAFLDAPQAERGAGEVTEALILRDRATLALLYATGCRASEVVGLKVSDVRLGGGWARCLGKGNKERVVGLNPRCRAALEAYLADARPLLARDRPSVSGEGAPLLLSRTGRPLTRATVWDLVKKYAALAGCSSKVSPHTLRHSFATHMLAGGADLRALQELLGHASIRTTQVYTHVEHTRLKAVHAKHHPRG; encoded by the coding sequence ATGCCGCCGCGTTTTAAACCGAAGGCCGACAGTCGGTTCGCCGCGGCCCAGCCGGCGCCGGGGCTGGCGGCGCACGCGGCGGGCTTTCACAGCTATTTGAAGGCCGAGTGCGGGATGGCGGCGAACAGCGTCGCCGCCTACAGCCGCGATCTGCGGCGGTTTCTCGACTGGGTCGCCCGGCAACCGTCGCGAAACGTCGGGCCGAACGCGGTGACCCTGGAGTTCCTGCTCGAATATCAGGCCGACCTGTCGGACGCCGGCCTCGCCCCCTCGTCGGTGGGGCGGCACCTCGTCTCGCTCAAGCAGTTCTTCCGCTACCTCGTGCTGGAAGAGGCGGCGACGGAGAACCCCGCGGAACTGCTGGACTCCCCCAAGCTGTGGGACCGTCTGCCGGCGGTGCTGAGTCCGCAGAAGGTGGAGGCGTTCCTCGACGCCCCGCAGGCCGAACGCGGGGCCGGCGAGGTCACCGAGGCGCTGATTCTTCGCGACCGGGCGACGCTGGCCCTGCTGTACGCCACGGGCTGCCGGGCCAGCGAGGTGGTCGGCCTAAAGGTCTCCGACGTGCGGCTGGGCGGCGGCTGGGCCCGGTGCCTCGGCAAGGGGAACAAGGAACGGGTCGTCGGCCTGAACCCGCGGTGCCGGGCGGCGCTGGAGGCGTACCTCGCCGACGCCCGCCCCCTGCTGGCCCGCGACCGGCCCAGCGTCAGCGGCGAGGGCGCCCCGCTGCTGCTCTCCCGCACCGGCCGGCCGCTGACCCGGGCGACCGTCTGGGACTTGGTGAAGAAGTACGCCGCCCTCGCCGGGTGCAGTTCGAAGGTGAGCCCGCACACGCTGCGGCACAGCTTCGCCACGCACATGCTCGCCGGCGGGGCCGACCTGCGGGCGCTTCAGGAACTACTCGGTCACGCCAGCATCCGCACCACGCAGGTCTACACCCATGTGGAGCACACCCGACTGAAGGCCGTCCACGCCAAGCACCACCCCCGCGGTTAG
- a CDS encoding ATP-dependent helicase, translating to MSRPPRPRPPQPSPEELSVDHSRAAAGVDRPETPDDLTPPQRAAVEHFRGPLLVLAGPGSGKTRVITRRIARLVERGVDPRQILAITFTNKAAGEMADRVAALLPGTRVWVSTFHRFCSRLLRRYGQAVGLKENFSIYDTADQTALLRRVLSEKDVDAAAYPPGQLLNRIGRAKNEMLTAERFRLKFEHEVGDHIEAVLAKVYPAYQKALLDSNAVDFDDLLLHAVTLLEDSPELREHLDDRHRFILVDEYQDTNLAQYQLVKALSQDHPNLCATGDPDQSIYGWRGAKIENILRFERDYPGAKAIRLEENFRSTGAILFAADELIANNVHRKAKKLIGVGEEGEAPRRLYCRDGRHEADLIAEEIHDAAHAGKYKPADVAVFYRVNSLSRELELAMSRRGVPYQVAAGTAFYDRMEVKDTLAYLKLLANPDDRVAFARAVNKPKRGVGNTTQHRVLNFADAHGLDMLEAARRAGEASGVSKRAATLVGRFAAVIDALSEKAHGPVAPLVRAVLDESGLAKAWAEGDEEEMQRLANADELVTAAAQYDHEQQGAGSLDGFLETTALLADSDTVEPESGRVTLMTLHAAKGLEFPVVYVVGVEQNLLPHERSLRSHDGREIEEERRLLFVGVTRAMKKLTVTHTRKREVRGRPQHCVPSDFLTEMTLDLDDRSGGDAWGSAGYDIEDFSQDYDDSPEWEHPQAGESDEPEPTERPAGVGSLTQNKLRLTTAAGLLNGETTGAAVPVREEGPLGFKVGQTVRHPRYGLGTVTHSDGSARNRRVSVLFEDAENPKTFVASKAPLQPVG from the coding sequence ATGTCCCGCCCCCCCCGACCGCGACCGCCGCAGCCGTCTCCGGAAGAGTTGTCCGTCGATCACTCCCGAGCCGCCGCGGGGGTGGATCGGCCGGAGACGCCGGACGACCTCACGCCCCCCCAGCGGGCGGCGGTGGAGCACTTCCGCGGGCCGCTGTTGGTGCTGGCCGGGCCGGGGTCGGGCAAGACGCGGGTCATCACCCGCCGCATCGCCCGGCTGGTGGAGCGGGGCGTGGACCCGCGGCAGATCCTCGCGATCACCTTCACCAACAAGGCGGCCGGCGAGATGGCCGACCGCGTCGCCGCCCTGCTGCCCGGCACGCGGGTCTGGGTCAGCACCTTCCACCGGTTCTGCAGTCGGCTGCTCCGCCGCTACGGGCAGGCCGTGGGCTTGAAGGAAAACTTTTCGATCTACGACACCGCCGACCAGACGGCGCTGCTGCGGCGGGTGCTCAGCGAAAAGGACGTCGACGCCGCCGCCTATCCCCCCGGCCAGTTATTGAACCGCATCGGCCGGGCCAAGAACGAAATGCTGACCGCGGAACGGTTCCGCCTGAAGTTCGAGCACGAGGTCGGCGACCATATCGAAGCCGTGCTCGCCAAGGTCTATCCCGCCTATCAGAAGGCCCTGCTGGACAGCAACGCCGTCGACTTCGACGACCTTTTATTGCACGCCGTCACGCTGCTGGAGGACAGCCCGGAACTCCGTGAGCACCTGGACGACCGGCACCGTTTTATTCTCGTCGACGAATATCAGGACACGAACCTCGCCCAGTATCAATTAGTGAAGGCCCTCTCGCAGGATCACCCGAACCTGTGCGCCACCGGCGACCCGGACCAGAGCATCTACGGCTGGCGAGGGGCGAAGATCGAAAATATTCTGCGGTTCGAGCGGGACTATCCGGGTGCCAAAGCGATTCGCCTGGAGGAAAACTTCCGCAGCACCGGGGCGATTCTGTTCGCGGCGGACGAATTGATCGCCAACAACGTCCACCGCAAAGCCAAGAAGCTGATCGGCGTGGGCGAGGAGGGCGAGGCCCCGCGACGTTTATATTGCCGCGACGGCCGGCACGAGGCGGATCTGATCGCCGAGGAAATCCACGACGCCGCCCACGCCGGCAAGTACAAACCGGCGGACGTGGCGGTCTTCTATCGCGTCAATTCGCTCTCCCGGGAGCTGGAACTGGCGATGAGCCGCCGCGGCGTGCCCTATCAGGTCGCCGCGGGCACGGCGTTTTACGACCGGATGGAGGTCAAGGACACGCTGGCCTATCTCAAATTGCTGGCGAACCCGGACGACCGCGTCGCCTTCGCCCGGGCCGTCAATAAACCGAAGCGGGGCGTCGGCAATACGACTCAGCACCGGGTGTTGAACTTCGCCGACGCCCACGGCCTCGACATGCTCGAAGCCGCCCGCCGGGCCGGTGAGGCCAGCGGGGTCTCCAAGCGGGCGGCCACGCTGGTCGGCCGGTTCGCGGCCGTCATCGACGCCCTCAGCGAGAAGGCCCACGGCCCGGTCGCCCCGCTGGTGCGGGCCGTGCTGGACGAAAGCGGCCTCGCCAAAGCCTGGGCGGAGGGGGACGAGGAGGAGATGCAGCGCCTCGCCAACGCCGACGAACTCGTCACCGCCGCCGCCCAGTACGATCACGAACAACAGGGCGCCGGCAGCCTCGACGGCTTCCTGGAGACGACCGCCCTGCTCGCCGATTCGGACACCGTCGAACCGGAGAGCGGCCGCGTCACCCTGATGACGCTGCACGCGGCGAAGGGGCTGGAGTTCCCGGTCGTGTACGTCGTCGGGGTGGAGCAGAATTTATTGCCGCACGAACGCAGCCTGCGGTCGCACGACGGCCGCGAAATTGAAGAGGAACGCCGGCTGCTGTTCGTCGGCGTGACCCGGGCGATGAAAAAGCTCACCGTGACCCACACCCGCAAGCGGGAGGTCCGCGGCCGCCCGCAGCACTGCGTGCCCAGCGATTTCCTCACGGAGATGACGCTGGACCTCGACGACCGCAGCGGCGGCGACGCCTGGGGCTCCGCGGGCTACGACATCGAAGATTTTTCGCAGGACTACGATGACAGCCCCGAGTGGGAGCACCCGCAAGCCGGGGAGAGCGACGAGCCCGAGCCGACCGAACGCCCGGCGGGCGTCGGCTCCCTCACGCAAAATAAGCTGCGGCTCACCACCGCCGCGGGTCTGCTCAACGGCGAGACGACTGGGGCGGCCGTTCCTGTTCGGGAAGAAGGGCCGCTGGGGTTCAAGGTCGGCCAGACCGTCCGCCATCCGCGCTACGGCCTGGGCACGGTGACGCACAGCGACGGCAGCGCCCGCAACCGCCGCGTCAGCGTGCTGTTCGAGGACGCCGAGAACCCCAAAACCTTCGTCGCCAGTAAAGCCCCGCTGCAACCGGTCGGGTGA